A part of Tachysurus vachellii isolate PV-2020 chromosome 4, HZAU_Pvac_v1, whole genome shotgun sequence genomic DNA contains:
- the itm2ba gene encoding integral membrane protein 2Ba isoform X1, with protein MVKVTFNSALAQKELKKGEKDEALIPQEGDVEEVLRVRQQSWAWCWCVCLGLALMLSGVVVGGAYLYKHYSIEDFFSGEHGAVLQEDEVYFCGVSYSEQNYMIPDSEEEYSAPLKRLDERVRILEKQQVELISVPVPEFSDSNAAEIVHDFVLHLTAYLDLSLNKCYITPLNTSVVMPPRDLLDLLINIEAGTYLPQSYMVREQMVVTEKVEDLEQLGYSIYMLCKDKDTYNLQRRDTISGIQKREALNCHKIRHFENKFVLETLICE; from the exons ATGGTTAAAGTTACATTCAACTCCGCTTTGGCACAGAAAGAGCTgaagaaaggagaaaaggaCGAGGCTCTAATCCCACAGGAAGGG gatgtggAGGAGGTTCTGCGGGTCAGGCAGCAGTCCTGGGCCTGGTGCTGGTGCGTCTGTCTGGGTCTGGCCCTCATGCTGTCCGGGGTGGTGGTCGGTGGAGCTTACCTGTACAAGCATTACAGCATAGAG gATTTTTTCAGTGGCGAGCATGGTGCTGTTCTGCAGGAGGATGAGGTGTATTTCTGCGGCGTGAGCTACAGCGAGCAGAACTACATGATTCCCGACAGCGAAGAGGAGTACAGCGCACCTCTGAAGAGGCTCGATGAACGAGTGCGGATCCTGGAGAAGCAGCAGGTGGAGCTGATCAGCGTGCCCGTGCCGGAGTTCAGCGACAGCAATGCAGCCGAGATCGTGCACGACTTCGTCCTt CATCTGACTGCTTACCTGGATCTGAGTCTGAATAAGTGTTACATCACCCCTCTGAACACCTCTGTTGTCATGCCACCCAGAGACCTTCTAGATCTGCTCATCAACATCGAG gcCGGCACCTACCTGCCGCAATCATACATGGTGCGTGAGCAGATGGTTGTAACTGAGAAGGTGGAGGATTTGGAGCAGCTTGGTTACTCCATCTACATGCTGTGCAAAGACAAAGACACTTACAATCTACAGCGCAGGGACACCatatcag gcattCAGAAGCGTGAGGCTCTCAACTGCCACAAAATCCGCCATTTTGAGAACAAGTTTGTGTTGGAGACGCTGATCTGTGAATAG
- the itm2ba gene encoding integral membrane protein 2Ba isoform X2, translating to MVKVTFNSALAQKELKKGEKDEALIPQEGDVEEVLRVRQQSWAWCWCVCLGLALMLSGVVVGGAYLYKHYSIEEDEVYFCGVSYSEQNYMIPDSEEEYSAPLKRLDERVRILEKQQVELISVPVPEFSDSNAAEIVHDFVLHLTAYLDLSLNKCYITPLNTSVVMPPRDLLDLLINIEAGTYLPQSYMVREQMVVTEKVEDLEQLGYSIYMLCKDKDTYNLQRRDTISGIQKREALNCHKIRHFENKFVLETLICE from the exons ATGGTTAAAGTTACATTCAACTCCGCTTTGGCACAGAAAGAGCTgaagaaaggagaaaaggaCGAGGCTCTAATCCCACAGGAAGGG gatgtggAGGAGGTTCTGCGGGTCAGGCAGCAGTCCTGGGCCTGGTGCTGGTGCGTCTGTCTGGGTCTGGCCCTCATGCTGTCCGGGGTGGTGGTCGGTGGAGCTTACCTGTACAAGCATTACAGCATAGAG GAGGATGAGGTGTATTTCTGCGGCGTGAGCTACAGCGAGCAGAACTACATGATTCCCGACAGCGAAGAGGAGTACAGCGCACCTCTGAAGAGGCTCGATGAACGAGTGCGGATCCTGGAGAAGCAGCAGGTGGAGCTGATCAGCGTGCCCGTGCCGGAGTTCAGCGACAGCAATGCAGCCGAGATCGTGCACGACTTCGTCCTt CATCTGACTGCTTACCTGGATCTGAGTCTGAATAAGTGTTACATCACCCCTCTGAACACCTCTGTTGTCATGCCACCCAGAGACCTTCTAGATCTGCTCATCAACATCGAG gcCGGCACCTACCTGCCGCAATCATACATGGTGCGTGAGCAGATGGTTGTAACTGAGAAGGTGGAGGATTTGGAGCAGCTTGGTTACTCCATCTACATGCTGTGCAAAGACAAAGACACTTACAATCTACAGCGCAGGGACACCatatcag gcattCAGAAGCGTGAGGCTCTCAACTGCCACAAAATCCGCCATTTTGAGAACAAGTTTGTGTTGGAGACGCTGATCTGTGAATAG
- the nudt15 gene encoding nucleotide triphosphate diphosphatase NUDT15, with product MAQVPQAYTPKRPGVGIAVLVTDATHPGCVILGQRKSLVGKGLYQLPGGHIEFGETWEECARREVMEEAGIRLKDLRFASVVNTIRLDENYHYITLFMQGEIDKDFTTSEPVNMEPEKNEGWSWRAWDDFPPEEQLFFALASLRQQGFNPFSKNSHSQRTLCE from the exons ATGGCACAGGTTCCGCAGGCTTACACCCCAAAGCGGCCTGGTGTGGGCATTGCGGTTCTGGTCACTGATGCCACCCACCCAGGATGTGTGATTCTAGGACAGAGGAAGAGCTTGGTGGGAAAAGGGTTGTACCAGTTACCAGGGGGTCACATTGAATTCGG cgAGACCTGGGAGGAGTGTGCACGCAGAGAGGTGATGGAGGAGGCCGGCATTCGGTTAAAAGACCTCCGGTTCGCCTCCGTGGTGAACACCATCAGGCTTGATGAAAACTATCACTACATTACACTCTTCATGCAGGGAGAAATCGATAAAGACTTTACAACATCTGAGCCAGTAAACATGGAGCCTGAGAAAAACGAGG gttGGTCATGGAGAGCCTGGGACGACTTTCCCCCTGAGGAGCAGCTGTTCTTTGCCCTGGCCAGTCTGAGACAGCAGGGTTTCAATCCTTTCAGCAAGAATTCACACAGTCAACGAACCCTTTGTGAATGA